A DNA window from Eremothecium cymbalariae DBVPG#7215 chromosome 3, complete sequence contains the following coding sequences:
- the SPF1 gene encoding ion-transporting P-type ATPase SPF1 (similar to Ashbya gossypii AFR354C): MAEIVSESLVSNPLISDARLLIPKEFFFRPYVFPFIPLYLTFLHIYTNQYDRYIKGPEWVFVYACTLISLNILVALLPEWNVNLAAKFRYRECSSLQQATHILLKTTPNNGSDGIVQISKVVEHDYTQIFFQFQKKRFLWYEKESKFLTPRFLIDEAPKVKLFQNCKGNSGDLTPLRRLYGENKFDIPLPSFMELFKEHAVAPFFVFQIFCVALWLFDEMWHLSLINFFMIMLMEAAAVFQRLVTLKEFRTMGMKAYAINVFRDNKWQLIQTDQLLPMDLVSVTRTAEENALPCDMLLVDGTCIVNEAMLSGESTPLLKESIKLLPAEDNLNIDGLGKNVALHGGTKILQVTPPVKGTSSVPVSPDHGALAVVTKTGFETSQGSLVRVMIYCSQTVSAGNKEALYFILCLLFFAIIASWYVWVEGTRMGRTHSKLILDCILILTSVVPSELPMELTMAVNNSLTALSKFYIYCTEPFRIPFAGRLDVCCFDKTGTLTGEDLVFEGFAGLMSNSDDIHHLHSGLEAPLETSLVIGAANALVKLDDGEIVGDPMEKATVMATGWKVGANDTLSNESIGDIAVVRRFQFSSAFKRSSSIAIHKKRYYSAVKGAPETIRERLVTVPANYDKIYKSFTRTGSRVLALASKELSSMSTSQIEKIDRGKIENDLVFRGFLVFHCPLKSDAAETIKMLNESSHRCIMITGDNPLTAVHVAKEVGIIERKTLILDEPIDGSNHDLVFRDVNETISIPFDPIKGTIEHAEIFAKYDLAVSGYALNLLLNHNQLKELIRNTWVYARMSPAQKEFILNSLKGMGYTTLMCGDGTNDVGALKRAHVGIALLNGTEAGLNKLQEQRKTDSLKAVYEKQRHFMERWGQPAPPVPEPIAHIYPPGPSNPHYLKAMEARGVTITAEMRTLANAAAAVPVKREKTAGSQQSASDLASLVLSGLGDVDSEDTPTLKLGDASCAAPFTSKLSNVSAVTNIVRQGRYALVNTIQMYKILALNCLISAYSLSVIYLAGVKFGDAQATVSSILLSACFLTISRGKPLEKLSKERPQPGIFNIYIVGSILGQFMVHVTTLIYITLEIYKLEPREPQIDLEKKFEPSLLNTGIFLINLVQQVSTFAVNYQGEPFRQSIRNNKGILYSITGVAGLALAGATEFLPELNEAIKFVPMEDTFKIKMTLTLIFDFFASWGVELFFKYFFMNSEPADIAARR; encoded by the coding sequence ATGGCCGAAATAGTATCTGAGTCACTGGTCTCGAATCCGTTGATCAGCGACGCTCGCTTATTGATTCCCAAGGAGTTTTTCTTTAGGCCATACGTATTTCCATTCATTCCACTATATCTCACGTTCCTGCATATTTATACAAATCAATACgatagatatattaaaGGACCTGAGTGGGTGTTCGTTTATGCTTGTActttgatttctttgaaCATTTTAGTTGCATTGTTGCCAGAATGGAATGTTAACCTTGCTGCTAAGTTTCGGTATCGCGAATGTTCTAGTTTGCAACAGGCGAcacatatattattaaagacCACTCCAAATAACGGTTCTGACGGGATTGTACAGATTAGCAAAGTTGTTGAGCATGATTATACACAGatcttttttcaatttcagaagaagagattCTTATGGTACGAGAAAGAGTCGAAATTTTTGACTCCCAGATTCCTTATCGATGAAGCACCAAAGGTGAAATTGTTCCAAAATTGTAAAGGTAATTCTGGTGATTTGACACCTTTGCGCCGGTTGTATGGTGAAAACAAATTTGATATCCCACTCCCTAGTTTTATGGAGCTGTTCAAGGAACATGCTGTGGCTCCTTTCTTCGTCTTTCAGATATTCTGTGTGGCACTATGGTTGTTTGATGAGATGTGGCATCTCTCACTTATAAACTTTTTTATGATCATGCTGATGGAGGCTGCTGCAGTGTTTCAACGTTTAGTTACTTTGAAGGAGTTTAGAACTATGGGCATGAAAGCTTACGCTATTAACGTTTTTAGAGACAACAAGTGGCAGCTCATCCAGACAGATCAGTTGTTGCCTATGGACTTGGTCTCAGTGACAAGGACTGCAGAGGAAAACGCTTTGCCCTGTGATATGCTTCTTGTGGATGGTACGTGTATTGTTAATGAGGCGATGCTTTCCGGAGAGTCTACCCCTCTTCTTAAGGAATCTATTAAATTGCTTCCTGCTGAAGATAATCTAAATATAGATGGGCTGGGGAAGAATGTTGCCCTACATGGTGGTACTAAAATACTACAAGTTACGCCTCCAGTTAAAGGCACTTCTTCCGTCCCAGTTTCTCCAGACCACGGTGCTTTGGCTGTTGTGACGAAAACTGGGTTTGAAACTTCTCAAGGTTCTCTTGTTCGTGTCATGATCTATTGTTCTCAAACTGTATCCGCGGGTAATAAGGAAGCactttattttatattatgttTATTGTTCTTTGCTATTATTGCTTCATGGTATGTTTGGGTTGAAGGTACTAGGATGGGTAGAACTCACTCAAAGCTAATCTTGGACTGTATTTTGATCCTAACATCAGTGGTTCCATCAGAGTTACCAATGGAATTGACCATGGCTGTTAACAATTCTTTAACAGCTTTGTCAAAGTTCTACATCTATTGCACTGAACCATTTAGAATTCCATTTGCTGGTAGACTTGatgtttgttgttttgatAAAACAGGAACCTTAACTGGCGAGGATTTGGTCTTTGAAGGCTTCGCAGGCTTGATGTCAAACTCTGATGATATTCATCATCTACACTCAGGTTTGGAAGCTCCATTAGAGACAAGCTTGGTCATTGGTGCAGCGAATGCTTTAGTCAAATTAGATGATGGTGAAATTGTTGGTGATCCTATGGAAAAGGCAACTGTTATGGCTACCGGTTGGAAAGTCGGTGCAAATGATACTTTGTCCAATGAATCTATTGGTGATATAGCGGTTGTAAGGCGTTTCCAGTTCTCTTCAGCCTTCAAAAGATCTTCCTCTATAGCGATTCATAAAAAGCGCTATTACTCAGCTGTTAAAGGTGCTCCAGAAACTATTCGTGAAAGGTTAGTAACTGTACCAGCCAATTACGATAAAATATACAAGTCTTTTACTAGAACTGGGTCCCGTGTACTTGCGTTAGCTTCTAAAGAATTATCTTCAATGTCTACTTCTcaaattgaaaagattgACCGTGGAAAGATAGAAAATGACCTCGTTTTTAGAGGCTTTTTGGTTTTCCATTGTCCATTGAAAAGTGATGCTGCTGAAACTATCAAAATGTTGAATGAATCTTCTCATCGCTGTATTATGATTACAGGAGATAATCCATTGACCGCTGTTCATGTTGCAAAAGAAGTGGGTATcattgaaagaaaaacatTGATCTTGGACGAGCCAATCGATGGTTCAAATCATGACCTAGTTTTCCGTGACGTTAATGAGACGATCAGTATACCTTTTGACCCAATTAAAGGTACGATAGAACATGCTGAGATTTTCGCTAAGTATGATCTGGCAGTAAGTGGGTACGCGTTAAATTTACTGTTGAATCACAATCAATTGAAGGAGTTGATCCGCAATACTTGGGTGTACGCCCGTATGTCACCAGCTCAAAAAGAATTCATTTTGAATTCCTTGAAAGGTATGGGCTATACAACTTTAATGTGTGGTGATGGAACTAATGACGTGGGTGCATTGAAACGAGCTCATGTTGGTATAGCTTTATTGAATGGTACTGAAGCAGGGTTGAATAAATTACAAGAGCAACGTAAAACTGATTCTTTGAAAGCAGTATATGAGAAGCAACGTCATTTCATGGAAAGATGGGGTCAACCAGCGCCCCCTGTTCCAGAGCCTATTGCCCACATCTACCCACCTGGTCCTTCTAATCCTCACTACTTGAAAGCTATGGAGGCTAGAGGCGTTACGATTACTGCCGAAATGCGTACACTCGCGAATGCTGCTGCAGCGGTGCCAGTTAAAAGAGAGAAGACCGCTGGTTCCCAACAAAGTGCATCGGATTTGGCTAGTTTAGTTTTAAGCGGTTTAGGTGATGTGGATTCTGAGGATACCCCAACTTTAAAGTTGGGAGATGCCTCCTGTGCAGCCCCTTTCACATCGAAGCTTTCTAATGTTTCGGCGGTTACAAACATTGTTAGGCAAGGACGTTACGCGTTAGTCAATACTATTCAAATGTACAAGATATTGGCTCTAAATTGTTTGATCTCAGCATATTCTCTTTCTGTTATCTATTTGGCTGGTGTCAAATTTGGTGACGCACAAGCCACTGTTAGCAGCATTCTACTATCTGCTTGCTTTCTGACTATTTCTCGCGGCAAGCCTTTGGAAAAACTCTCTAAAGAACGTCCACAACCAGGTATATTTAATATCTACATTGTAGGTTCTATATTGGGTCAATTTATGGTTCATGTCACTACATTGATCTATATCACATTGGAAATTTACAAACTAGAACCAAGGGAACCTCAGATagatttggaaaagaaattTGAACCCTCTTTATTGAATACAGGCATATTCCTCATTAATTTGGTGCAACAGGTATCCACTTTTGCTGTGAATTACCAAGGTGAACCGTTTAGACAAAGTATCCGGAATAATAAGGGTATTTTGTACAGTATAACAGGTGTTGCAGGTCTAGCTTTAGCTGGTGCCACGGAATTTTTGCCAGAATTAAATGAAGCAATCAAGTTTGTCCCCATGGAGGATACATTCAAGATAAAGATGACCCTAACATTAATATTCGATTTCTTTGCCTCTTGGGGTGTAGAACTATTCTTCAAGTATTTCTTTATGAATTCGGAACCCGCTGATATTGCCGCCCGTAGATGA
- the SLD5 gene encoding DNA replication protein SLD5 (similar to Ashbya gossypii AFR332W): MDINIEDILADLDRDTTAIDSGSAYLSSEHDTTRFSESNGDHKDVDRQVEVQKTSSHKTISAAADYECLVTHWRNERVAPELLAFPHLLMDRILHRLNNQIEHLENLSMGFLEHNFDKESKLPLLCMEAEVERLKFVVRSYVRCRLHKIDKFSLYLRQINQDRSNLESLNDLLSRQEMIYHERHSEILLKLFNNSILKHMPQELQAIDDTEGSVNMIDAPNWGKFVFLFVRGSPEGSSDPLQETNEDGQACYLVTIPELNEEVELTIGGIYVMRYHIIKHLLREDKVVLI; this comes from the coding sequence ATGGACattaatattgaagatatattaGCTGATCTTGATCGTGATACTACAGCAATTGACAGTGGATCAGCATATCTGAGTTCTGAACATGATACTACGAGGTTTAGCGAATCGAATGGTGATCACAAAGATGTTGATCGACAAGTTGAGGTTCAAAAAACATCATCACATAAAACAATTAGCGCTGCTGCCGATTACGAATGCCTGGTTACTCACTGGAGAAACGAAAGGGTGGCACCGGAATTGCTAGCCTTTCCCCATTTGTTAATGGATCGTATTTTGCATAGATTAAACAACCAGATAGAACATTTAGAAAATTTATCAATGGGGTTTCTAGAACAtaactttgataaagagTCAAAGTTACCACTTTTATGCATGGAGGCAGAAGTTGAAAGGCTCAAATTTGTTGTCAGGAGCTATGTTCGCTGCAGGCTACATAAAATTGACAAATTTAGCTTATATTTAAGGCAGATTAATCAAGATAGGAGCAACTTAGAGTCACTAAATGATTTGCTGTCGCGGCAAGAAATGATATATCACGAAAGACATTCTGAAATACTGCtgaaacttttcaacaattccaTTCTAAAACATATGCCACAGGAGCTGCAAGCAATAGACGATACCGAAGGCTCCGTCAACATGATTGATGCACCAAATTGGGGCAAGTTTGTGTTTCTCTTCGTACGCGGATCACCGGAAGGTAGCTCAGATCCGTTACAAGAAACTAATGAGGATGGCCAAGCATGTTATCTGGTTACTATTCCAGAATTAAATGAAGAAGTCGAATTGACAATTGGGGGGATATACGTTATGCGATACCACATTATCAAACATCTATTACGTGAAGATAAAGTAGTTCTAATATGA
- the ECM10 gene encoding Hsp70 family ATPase ECM10 (similar to Ashbya gossypii AFR352C) — protein MLSASKKVLRNPVRISARFQSKIQGPVIGIDLGTTNSAVALMEGKVPKIIENAEGARTTPSVVAFTKDGERLVGIPAKRQAVVNPENTLFATKRLIGRRYEDAEVQRDIKQVPYKIVKHSNGDAWLEARGQTYSPAQIGGFVLNKMKETAEAYMGKSIKNAVVTVPAYFNDSQRQATKDAGQIVGLNVVRVVNEPTAAALAYGLEKEASKVVAVFDLGGGTFDISILDIENGVFEVKSTNGDTHLGGEDFDIYLLREIVKQFKQESGIDLENDRMAIQRIREAAEKAKIELSSTISTEINLPFITADASGPKHINMKFSRAQFEQLTEPLVKKTIDPVKKALKDASLATSDISDVILVGGMSRMPKVVETVKQLFGREPSKAVNPDEAVAIGAAIQGAVMAGEVTDVLLLDVTPLSLGIETLGGVFTRLIPRNTTIPTKKSQIFSTAAAGQTSVEIRVFQGERELVRDNKLIGNFTLSGIPPAPKGVPQIEVAFDLDADGIINVSARDKASNKDASITVAGSSGLSESEIEQMVKDAETFKEQDESRRQAIETANRADQLANDTENSLKEFEEKIDKVEAQKVKDQITALKELVARVQAGEDVGAEDLKTKTEELQTSSMKLFEQLYKNGNASEGEQPKQ, from the coding sequence ATGTTGTCAGCTTCTAAGAAAGTTTTGCGCAATCCAGTGCGTATTTCAGCGCGTTTTCAATCTAAGATTCAAGGACCTGTGATAGGTATTGATTTAGGTACTACGAATTCTGCAGTTGCTCTTATGGAGGGTAAGGTTCCTAAGATTATTGAGAATGCTGAAGGTGCGAGAACTACACCATCTGTCGTTGCGTTTACCAAGGACGGAGAGCGTTTGGTTGGTATTCCAGCCAAGAGACAAGCTGTTGTGAACCCTGAAAACACTTTGTTTGCTACCAAACGTTTGATCGGTAGACGTTATGAGGATGCGGAGGTTCAAAGGGATATTAAACAGGTGCCATACAAGATTGTTAAGCACTCGAATGGTGATGCTTGGTTGGAGGCTCGTGGTCAAACATACTCTCCAGCTCAGATTGGGGGGTTTGTTTTGAACAAGATGAAGGAGACTGCCGAGGCTTACATGGGTAAGAGCATTAAGAATGCTGTTGTTACTGTTCCAGCCTACTTCAATGATTCACAAAGGCAGGCTACGAAAGATGCTGGCCAAATTGTTGGCTTGAATGTTGTACGTGTTGTGAACGAGcctactgctgctgctttgGCTTATGGTTTGGAAAAGGAGGCGTCCAAGGTTGTTGCTGTGTTTGACTTGGGTGGTGGTACTTTTGATATCTCTATCTTGGACATTGAAAATGGTGTCTTTGAAGTGAAATCAACCAATGGTGACACCCACTTGGGTGGTGAAGATTTTGACATATATTTGTTGAGAGAGATTGTCAAGCAGTTCAAGCAAGAATCCGGAATCGACTTGGAGAACGACCGTATGGCCATCCAGAGAATCAGAGAAGCCGCTGAAAAGGCTAAGATTGAATTATCTTCTACAATTTCTACTGAAATCAACTTACCTTTCATTACTGCCGATGCCAGCGGACCTAAGCACATCAACATGAAGTTTTCCAGAGCTCAATTTGAACAGCTAACCGAACCATTAGTTAAAAAGACCATCGACCCTGTTAAGAAGGCTTTGAAGGATGCTAGCTTGGCCACTTCAGATATCTCCGATGTTATTCTAGTTGGTGGTATGTCCAGAATGCCAAAGGTTGTTGAAACCGTTAAACAATTATTCGGCAGAGAACCATCGAAGGCTGTCAACCCTGATGAAGCTGTCGCTATCGGTGCTGCCATTCAAGGTGCTGTCATGGCAGGGGAGGTCACTGAcgttttgttgttggatgTCACCCCATTGTCTTTGGGTATTGAGACTCTAGGCGGTGTCTTTACCAGATTGATCCCAAGAAACACTACCATCCCAACCAAGAAGTCTCAGATTTTCTCTACTGCTGCCGCAGGTCAGACTTCCGTCGAAATCAGAGTCTTCCAAGGTGAAAGAGAATTAGTGAGAGACAATAAGTTAATCGGTAACTTCACATTGTCTGGTATTCCACCAGCTCCAAAGGGTGTCCCACAAATTGAGGTTGCTTTCGATCTAGACGCTGATGGAATTATCAACGTCTCTGCTAGAGACAAGGCCTCTAATAAGGACGCTTCTATCACTGTTGCTGGCTCTTCAGGTTTATCTGAAAGTGAAATTGAACAGATGGTTAAAGATGCTGAAACCTTTAAGGAACAAGATGAAAGCAGAAGACAAGCCATCGAAACTGCCAACAGAGCTGACCAACTCGCTAATGACACCGAAAACTCTTTGAAGGAGTTTGAGGAGAAGATTGATAAGGTTGAGGCTCAGAAGGTTAAGGACCAAATTACCGCTTTGAAGGAGTTGGTCGCTAGAGTTCAGGCTGGTGAAGACGTCGGTGCTGAAGACTTGAAGACAAAGACTGAAGAGTTGCAAACCTCTTCCATGAAGTTGTTTGAACAATTGTACAAGAACGGCAACGCATCCGAAGGTGAACAACCAAAACAGTAA
- the TAH11 gene encoding Tah11p (similar to Ashbya gossypii AFR353W), with product MVSKAQIIDLNLIQNEQNLYELVRQTLQRYDTFLLKNYANYENLRELVEELGKNVPDTELGFDANFTGVLVGEDCSVEQYIYNSDSRWQFPRYCDNELLNKLHSRLVKLSLYFSRLCLQSVMEGEIDDSILSKGNNCTIIRRYFSRNVSSSVLPGLSFDYADEYKLFQPVGLLSVFPVAKNIQTNVDGKWVTVQEDDCVLIHTGVLMEKLSKGFQTSGPIKILKNSSSIHIEMSPALNFKVESCDSTLGQLLLNQMIKQFPEVAQKFYATELNKIQLEKLVASLKSLYQHANSVLALYKINHPVADYVEAEQLLPQISSMAKWKITETQILRMMYIWHKSFSLVRKEDYSILFSLKDVSISTNKTKMLQFSDRIDSWLRSFLESEPKELTLEIPQFKISDIPILKRPQSSGKSVWRKMGSCNVTSLKGVSKACSTRDSTNSNNLLERIRIKESKASELLSKREFLWEKFLKVKQRQVFDILVTLPAQTPYTSSYLIPLIVDSLRDSNNPVGEREVEQILGNLQTILQDKMTISEVDGGLKVYKWKLLDKNFSLNKIKL from the coding sequence ATGGTATCTAAGGCGCAGATAATTGACTTGAATTTAATCCAGAATGAGCAGAATTTGTATGAGTTGGTGAGGCAGACTTTGCAACGGTATGACACTtttctgttgaaaaattatgCCAACTACGAAAATCTACGAGAATTGGTGGAGGAGCTAGGTAAGAATGTTCCAGACACTGAGCTTGGGTTCGATGCTAACTTTACAGGGGTATTGGTGGGCGAGGATTGCAGTGTTgaacaatatatatacaattcTGATTCGAGATGGCAGTTTCCGAGGTACTGTGATAATGAGTTACTGAACAAGCTCCACTCACGTCTAGTGAAATTGTCATTGTATTTCAGTAGATTATGCCTTCAGTCTGTGATGGAGGGCGAGATAGACGATTCTATACTGAGTAAGGGGAATAACTGCACTATAATTAGGAGATACTTTTCTCGTAATGTATCGTCATCTGTTCTTCCGGGACTTAGCTTTGACTACGCTGATGAATACAAACTGTTTCAACCTGTGGGGCTACTTTCGGTGTTTCCGGTTGCTAAGAACATACAAACGAATGTCGATGGTAAGTGGGTGACGGTGCAAGAGGATGATTGTGTTTTAATTCATACCGGTGTTCTTATGGAAAAATTGTCCAAAGGCTTTCAAACTTCGGGACCTATAAAgatcttgaagaattcGAGCTCGATCCATATCGAAATGTCGCCGGCACTAAATTTTAAGGTTGAGAGCTGTGATTCCACGTTAGGTCAACTTCTGTTGAACCAAATGATAAAGCAATTCCCAGAAGTTGCCCAAAAGTTTTATGCTACAGaactaaataaaatacaGTTGGAAAAATTGGTTGCGTCTTTAAAATCATTATATCAACATGCTAATTCGGTGCTGGCTCTATATAAGATAAACCACCCTGTTGCTGACTATGTTGAAGCGGAGCAATTACTCCCTCAGATTAGTTCTATGGCAAAGTGGAAAATAACCGAGACTCAAATCCTCAGAATGATGTATATCTGGCACAAATCTTTCTCTCTGGTAAGAAAGGAGGATTATTCTATCTTATTTTCACTCAAGGATGTATCAATTAGCACAAATAAGACCAAGATGTTACAATTTAGCGATAGGATTGATTCTTGGTTACGTAGCTTCTTGGAAAGTGAACCAAAGGAGCTTACTTTAGAGATTCCACAGTTCAAAATTTCAGATATCCCAATCTTGAAGCGTCCTCAGAGCAGTGGTAAATCCGTTTGGAGGAAAATGGGGAGCTGCAATGTAACTTCCCTGAAAGGTGTTTCGAAGGCATGCAGTACTCGTGATAGCACAAATTCAAACAATTTGTTAGAGAGAATTAGAATCAAGGAGAGTAAAGCTTCAGAATTATTGTCCAAAAGAGAGTTTCTGTGGGAAAAGTTTCTGAAGGTTAAGCAAAGACAGGTATTCGATATTTTGGTCACTTTGCCTGCGCAGACGCCATATACATCTAGCTATCTCATTCCATTAATAGTGGATTCACTGAGAGATTCCAATAACCCAGTTGGCGAAAGAGAGGTTGAGCAGATCTTAGGAAATCTCCAAACCATACTTCAAGATAAAATGACAATTTCAGAAGTTGATGGCGGGTTAAAGGTCTATAAATGGAAACTCTTGGATAAGAATTTCTCTCTAAATAAGATCAAGCTCTAA
- the PAC11 gene encoding dynein intermediate chain (similar to Ashbya gossypii AFR331C) yields MEDRLQHLDEMKKKLKQLRERRPLLASSFSPATSLGTGESKKIDNGFVSHLLKGIDKIPKNQSHQGTGLEHGSSISVSVQTDEMIEHEVSEVLVDNEVQKIDVITYEKAVQTDMIDTDDEGDQKLKSEVSMIEESAESVGHSIGEVTSSIGSEYEELGTKLKPLIVTSQNISLETTTFALLEVLENKENLTNRNQLQENEYFAYSHEFNLEFVQDTSPICVSVDYHQGFILVLTQLESNIRQYNTLTVCNVINFETGEIVDTVQFQGQTLIKGEFIVVKDSKILTMLLTSYNGKTILYELRAVAAKAGGKTKSIPKIERNVISRNYHNWPIYAVWQHHVRESKVLTASTDGTIRELNLIDLKPVLDPTSWNGVKVVPFSRSELILKEQYGNSKYLSQLTKLSMYDEVTIKAICTFHNDPSSIYAGCEDGGIYKIVIEKGEGKRNIKLSLDNNGFIPVAQSETDSNYSPKERDENGDKEDDIALNQEPLFHLGSVTALFPCSNFSGLMLSCGMDWKCILWDVPNNQRIFTIELDSPVICCDIFTLPHDKGQSYLALLTALEFHIYEINLSSTHTHLGNTLWSLNIAPKRIFSISATKTRHQLSMFTHFKLVHQQEQCYVILGGDGPTLECYRIIS; encoded by the coding sequence ATGGAAGATAGATTGCAACATTTGGAtgaaatgaaaaagaaacttaAACAACTTCGAGAGCGAAGGCCCTTGCTTGCTTCTTCATTCTCTCCAGCTACTTCATTAGGCACTGGTGAATCGAAAAAGATCGACAATGGGTTTGTTTCGCATCTTCTAAAGGGTATCGATAAGATTCCTAAGAATCAAAGTCATCAAGGCACTGGATTGGAGCATGGTAGTTCAATTAGCGTTTCAGTACAAACGGATGAAATGATAGAGCATGAGGTGTCTGAAGTTCTGGTTGATAACGAAGTACAAAAGATAGATGTGATTACGTATGAGAAAGCAGTTCAAACTGATATGATTGAtactgatgatgaaggaGATCAGAAACTCAAAAGTGAAGTTTCAATGATTGAAGAATCAGCTGAAAGTGTTGGGCATTCTATTGGGGAAGTTACATCGAGTATAGGTAGTGAGTATGAGGAATTGGGTACGAAACTGAAACCTTTGATTGTTACTAGTCAAAATATCTCCTTGGAAACAACTACTTTTGCTTTATTGGAAGTATTAGAAAACAAGGAGAATCTAACCAATAGGAATCAACTTCAAGAAAACGAGTATTTTGCATATTCGCATGAATTTAATCTAGAATTTGTTCAAGATACGAGTCCAATATGCGTATCTGTTGACTATCACCAAGGATTTATTCTTGTGCTTACCCAATTGGAATCAAATATACGTCAGTATAATACATTAACGGTTTGCAATGTGATAAATTTTGAGACTGGTGAGATAGTTGATACCGTCCAATTTCAAGGACAAACCTTAATTAAGGGTGAGTTCATTGTTGTCAAGGACTCTAAAATCTTAACAATGTTGTTGACTTCGTACAATGGTAAAACAATCCTTTACGAACTAAGAGCAGTGGCAGCAAAGGCTGGTGGCAAGACTAAGTCTATCCCTAAGATAGAGCGTAACGTCATTTCGCGCAATTATCACAACTGGCCTATTTACGCTGTGTGGCAGCATCACGTGCGTGAATCCAAAGTTTTGACTGCTAGTACAGATGGGACTATTCGTGAATTGAATCTCATAGATTTGAAACCTGTACTAGATCCTACCAGTTGGAATGGTGTGAAAGTGGTTCCGTTTTCGAGATCtgaattaattttaaaagaGCAGTATGGCAACTCTAAGTATTTAAGTCAGTTGACAAAGTTGTCTATGTACGACGAGGTTACCATAAAGGCTATTTGTACATTCCACAATGATCCTAGTAGTATATATGCGGGTTGCGAAGATGGTGGGATATACAAAATTGTTATAGAAAAGGGTGAAGGTAAAAGGaatattaaattatcaTTGGATAATAATGGGTTTATTCCAGTGGCCCAATCGGAGACTGATTCCAATTATAGTCCTAAAGAACGAGATGAAAATGGAGACAAAGAAGATGACATAGCACTCAACCAAGAACCCTTGTTTCATCTAGGATCTGTAACTGCCCTATTTCCATGCAGTAATTTCTCCGGTTTGATGTTATCTTGTGGTATGGATTGGAAATGTATCTTATGGGACGTACCAAACAATCAGagaatatttacaataGAATTGGATAGCCCGGTAATATGCTGTGATATTTTTACCCTTCCCCATGACAAAGGGCAGTCGTACTTAGCCCTTTTAACTGCCTTGGAATTCCATATTTATGAGATAAACCTATCCTCAACCCATACTCATTTAGGGAACACTTTATGGTCATTGAATATTGCCCCTAAACGTATTTTCTCTATTTCCGCAACGAAGACTAGACATCAACTAAGCATGTTTACTCACTTTAAGTTAGTGCACCAACAAGAGCAGTGCTATGTAATTTTAGGTGGGGATGGGCCAACCTTGGAATGCTATAGGATAATATCGTGA
- the VPS55 gene encoding Vps55p (similar to Ashbya gossypii AFR351C), whose product MGITVSPLTKVICLSGLLATGFLLVILSCSLYHNYYPLIDFQVFILAPIPNAISSRSNYDGHDFMNDRVKSAQDLRQFFTGLLVASGIIMPLVFQHAQIINKVSCVMSILGGLIVYSSMVIFGWFFTGSWEDDEDALFSY is encoded by the exons ATGGGTATAACGGTTTCTCCACTGACTAAGGTTATATGCCTAAGTGGTTTGCTCGCTACAGGGTTTCTTCTCGTGATTCTATCCTGTTCATTATATCACAACTACTATCCTCTTATTGATT TTCAGGTATTTATTTTGGCACCTATCCCTAATGCAATTTCCAGTCGATCAAACTATGATGGACATGACTTTATGAATGACAGAGTCAAGAGCGCTCAGGACTTAAGACAGTTTTTCACAGGTTTACTAGTGGCGAGTGGTATAATCATGCCATTAGTGTTTCAGCACGCTCAGATAATCAACAAGGTAAGTTGCGTGATGTCTATTCTAGGTGGGCTTATTGTTTATTCCTCGATGGTGATCTTTGGCTGGTTTTTCACAGGCAGCTgggaagatgatgaagatgcatTATTCAGTTATTGA